The proteins below are encoded in one region of Bacillus vallismortis:
- a CDS encoding nitroreductase family protein, with the protein MIKTNDFMEIMKGRRSIRNYDPTVTISKEEMKEILEEATTAPSSVNAQPWRFLVIDSPEGKEKLAPLASFNQTQVTTSSAVIAVFADMNNADYLEEIYSKAVELGYMPQEVKDRQIAALTAHFEKLPAQVNRETILIDGGLVSMQLMLTARAHGYDTNPIGGYDKENIAETFGLDKERYVPVMLLSIGKAADEGYASYRLPIDTIAEWK; encoded by the coding sequence ATGATCAAAACAAACGATTTTATGGAGATTATGAAAGGCCGCCGTTCTATTCGCAACTATGATCCAACGGTGACAATCAGCAAAGAAGAGATGAAAGAAATCTTAGAGGAAGCAACAACTGCGCCATCTTCTGTTAACGCGCAGCCATGGCGTTTTCTCGTCATCGACAGCCCGGAAGGAAAAGAAAAGCTCGCACCGCTTGCAAGCTTTAACCAAACACAAGTCACAACATCATCTGCCGTCATCGCTGTATTTGCAGACATGAACAATGCAGACTACTTAGAAGAAATTTATTCAAAAGCGGTGGAACTCGGTTACATGCCGCAAGAGGTCAAAGATAGACAAATCGCCGCGCTGACCGCTCATTTTGAAAAGCTTCCCGCGCAGGTAAACCGCGAAACCATCCTGATTGACGGAGGGCTCGTTTCGATGCAACTGATGCTGACTGCACGCGCGCACGGCTATGATACAAACCCGATCGGAGGATACGATAAAGAAAACATCGCGGAAACGTTCGGATTAGATAAAGAACGGTATGTACCGGTCATGCTTCTTTCTATCGGAAAAGCAGCGGACGAAGGCTATGCTTCCTACCGTCTCCCAATTGATACAATTGCAGAATGGAAGTAA
- a CDS encoding MMPL family transporter has translation MRAIIKFKWAIAAVILALTVILSLFSPNVTELANQKGQAQLPADAVSEKANAILKQAGEDNNSISMVLTLDHALKKDTEDQLRTMIDKIKKIDGVEGVTSPLTAEKEVKDQLISKDKKTVLVPVTITGSDKKAEKIADDMYKVVPDDVTAYITGASLINQDFAHSSEEGLKKTEVITVCLIIGLLLIVFRSVVTPFIPIVVVGFSYLISQSILGILVYNVDFPISTFTQTFLVAILFGIGTDYCILLLTRFREELANGYDKKEAALIAYRTGGKTLFISGFAVLIGFSALGFAKFAIFQSAVGVAVGVGILMIILYTLLPLFMVTLGEKLFWPSKKVLSHSDNKLWAFLGRHSVVRPFLFIVITVIITLPFILAYDDQISFDSTAEISSDYQSVKALEAIKDGFGEGKAFPINVIVKGDKELTTADTIPYLGNVSKAIEKVDHVDSVMTITQPTGDTIKDLYIDKQLNSVSDGLDKTAKGITDVQSGLTDIENGLNQMAGQTGSASDSSSGGSLGDAADGLGKINQQLQLVSKQISQTGNTAQTVQQLTAISGQLGQIQTGLEQADQQLSGQQAQAGTLTESLKKLAGGVKSANDGLTKISDGMSASSDMLENMGKSSSVRDTGIFIPDQVMKDKGFKKSIDQYSFADGKGVKLSVVLDSNPYSEQAITTINQIKKAVANEVDGTPLEDAQIVYGGVTSVNADLKELSTADFSRTMVIMIIGLFIVLTILFRSMIMPIYMIASLLLTYYTSISITELIFVNGLGNAGVSWAVPFFSFVILIALGVDYSIFLLDRFKEEVHLGIEQGVIKSMSKMGSVIITAAIILAGTFAAMMPSGVNTLMQVASVIIIGLLLYGLVILPLFMPAIIVTFGEGNWWPFRRKKIKE, from the coding sequence ATGAGAGCAATCATCAAATTCAAGTGGGCTATTGCAGCCGTTATATTAGCACTAACCGTGATACTGAGTTTGTTTTCTCCGAACGTCACGGAGCTTGCCAATCAAAAGGGGCAGGCACAGCTTCCCGCTGATGCTGTTTCAGAAAAAGCGAATGCCATTTTAAAACAAGCGGGAGAAGACAATAATTCGATCAGTATGGTCTTGACATTAGACCACGCCTTGAAAAAAGACACAGAGGATCAGCTCCGTACAATGATTGATAAAATCAAAAAAATTGACGGGGTAGAAGGTGTAACGTCTCCTTTGACGGCGGAAAAAGAAGTCAAAGACCAATTGATCTCGAAAGACAAGAAAACCGTCCTCGTTCCTGTCACGATTACAGGTTCTGATAAAAAGGCGGAAAAAATCGCCGATGACATGTATAAAGTCGTTCCTGATGATGTAACCGCATATATAACAGGAGCTTCTCTTATCAATCAGGATTTCGCTCACAGCTCAGAGGAAGGGCTTAAGAAAACGGAAGTGATCACAGTCTGTTTGATCATCGGTTTATTGCTGATCGTGTTCCGCTCTGTTGTGACGCCTTTTATCCCGATTGTGGTTGTCGGGTTCTCTTATCTCATCAGTCAATCCATTCTGGGCATTCTCGTGTACAATGTCGATTTTCCTATCTCGACGTTTACACAAACTTTCCTAGTCGCCATCCTGTTCGGTATCGGAACAGATTACTGCATTCTGCTTCTGACCCGATTCCGTGAAGAATTGGCAAATGGATATGACAAAAAAGAAGCGGCCCTTATCGCTTACCGTACAGGAGGAAAAACCTTATTTATCAGCGGTTTTGCTGTATTAATCGGGTTTTCTGCCTTAGGTTTTGCGAAATTTGCGATTTTCCAATCCGCAGTAGGAGTCGCAGTCGGTGTCGGAATTTTAATGATCATCCTCTACACATTACTGCCATTATTTATGGTGACACTGGGAGAAAAGTTATTCTGGCCTTCTAAAAAAGTGCTGTCGCACAGTGACAATAAATTATGGGCGTTTCTTGGCAGACATTCGGTTGTGCGTCCGTTTCTGTTTATTGTCATCACGGTGATCATCACGCTTCCGTTCATCTTGGCCTATGATGACCAGATTTCATTCGATTCGACTGCGGAAATCAGCAGCGATTATCAATCAGTAAAAGCTCTTGAGGCCATCAAAGATGGATTCGGTGAAGGGAAAGCGTTCCCGATCAATGTTATCGTGAAAGGAGACAAAGAACTCACGACAGCTGATACAATCCCTTACCTTGGAAATGTCAGCAAAGCGATTGAGAAAGTCGATCATGTTGACTCTGTCATGACCATTACACAGCCGACCGGTGATACAATCAAAGATTTATATATTGATAAACAGCTAAACTCAGTTTCAGACGGGCTGGATAAGACGGCAAAAGGAATCACCGATGTCCAGAGCGGTTTAACGGATATAGAAAATGGATTGAATCAAATGGCTGGGCAAACCGGCTCTGCCTCAGATAGCAGCTCCGGCGGTTCACTAGGCGATGCGGCAGACGGATTGGGCAAAATCAATCAGCAGCTGCAGCTTGTGAGCAAACAGATTTCCCAAACCGGCAATACCGCACAGACCGTGCAGCAGCTTACGGCAATCAGTGGACAGCTTGGACAGATTCAAACTGGCCTTGAACAAGCGGACCAGCAGCTCTCAGGCCAGCAGGCACAAGCCGGAACGCTGACAGAAAGCCTGAAGAAGCTGGCCGGAGGCGTGAAGAGTGCAAATGACGGCCTGACGAAAATCTCTGACGGCATGTCAGCTTCCAGTGATATGTTAGAGAACATGGGCAAAAGCTCAAGCGTAAGAGATACAGGCATATTCATTCCTGATCAAGTCATGAAGGATAAAGGCTTTAAGAAGTCAATTGACCAATATTCCTTTGCGGATGGCAAAGGCGTGAAATTAAGCGTCGTCCTGGACTCTAATCCTTATTCAGAACAGGCCATTACAACAATCAATCAAATCAAAAAAGCCGTAGCAAACGAAGTCGACGGCACTCCTCTGGAGGATGCCCAGATCGTATACGGCGGAGTCACAAGTGTGAATGCGGACTTAAAAGAACTGTCCACAGCGGACTTCTCCAGAACAATGGTGATCATGATTATAGGCTTGTTTATTGTGTTAACCATTTTGTTCCGCTCGATGATCATGCCGATTTATATGATCGCGTCATTGCTGTTGACGTACTATACGTCGATATCCATAACAGAATTAATTTTTGTGAACGGCCTGGGAAATGCCGGCGTCAGCTGGGCAGTACCGTTCTTCAGCTTTGTCATCTTGATCGCGTTAGGCGTGGATTATTCGATCTTCTTGCTTGACCGCTTTAAGGAGGAGGTGCACCTTGGCATAGAGCAAGGTGTCATCAAGTCAATGAGCAAAATGGGGTCCGTCATTATTACAGCGGCCATTATATTGGCCGGCACGTTCGCGGCGATGATGCCCTCGGGCGTCAATACGCTGATGCAGGTGGCGAGTGTCATCATTATCGGGCTGCTGCTTTACGGCCTTGTCATTCTTCCGCTCTTTATGCCGGCAATCATCGTGACCTTTGGAGAAGGCAACTGGTGGCCGTTTAGAAGGAAGAAAATCAAAGAATAA
- a CDS encoding MarR family transcriptional regulator, which produces MNEQKLCQAINLFVEVLLEGTEFVHREINQDVFKHISREQADLLKILKVKGPTSPGSLAMYQNVHKSAISNRLKKLLEKGLVEWDDCPANRDKRSKLINITASGEDILDELDSAIFNALKELIDDIDEEHLNSIIEIFTILKSKFKGGDPAE; this is translated from the coding sequence TTGAATGAACAAAAGCTATGTCAGGCGATAAACCTGTTTGTGGAAGTATTACTCGAGGGGACAGAGTTTGTGCATCGTGAAATCAATCAGGATGTCTTCAAGCATATCTCCAGAGAACAGGCGGACCTGTTAAAAATTTTAAAAGTCAAAGGACCAACCTCTCCCGGCAGTCTGGCTATGTATCAAAATGTACATAAGAGCGCGATTTCGAACAGATTGAAAAAACTGCTTGAAAAAGGATTGGTTGAATGGGATGACTGTCCGGCAAATCGTGATAAGCGCTCTAAGCTTATCAACATCACAGCCAGCGGTGAAGACATACTGGATGAATTAGATTCAGCTATTTTTAATGCTCTTAAAGAGCTAATCGACGATATAGATGAGGAACACTTAAACTCTATCATAGAGATATTCACCATTCTAAAAAGCAAATTTAAAGGAGGAGATCCTGCCGAATGA
- the dinB gene encoding damage-inducible protein DinB, whose amino-acid sequence MSDFSLHFYEYNVWANQQIFNRLKELPKEVYRQDIQSVFPSISHVLSHVYLSDLGWIEVFSGKSMNDALALAEQLKDQTEAKEIEEMEALFLKLSERYTLCLQQNEQIDKPLQIQNPSGGIMPTTVAELVPHVVNHGTYHRGNITAMLHQAGYASAPTDYGLYLYMKKAEMA is encoded by the coding sequence ATGTCAGATTTCTCACTGCATTTTTATGAATATAACGTATGGGCCAATCAGCAAATATTCAATCGGTTAAAAGAGCTTCCAAAAGAGGTCTATCGCCAAGACATTCAAAGTGTGTTTCCGTCTATATCCCATGTCTTATCTCATGTTTACCTCTCTGATCTCGGCTGGATTGAAGTATTTTCCGGCAAAAGCATGAACGATGCTCTGGCATTAGCTGAACAGCTTAAGGACCAGACAGAGGCAAAAGAAATAGAGGAGATGGAAGCCCTGTTTTTGAAGTTATCCGAGCGCTACACCTTATGTTTACAGCAAAACGAACAGATCGATAAACCTCTCCAGATTCAAAACCCCTCAGGCGGAATCATGCCAACGACTGTTGCTGAGCTGGTTCCCCACGTAGTCAATCACGGGACATACCACCGCGGAAATATCACAGCAATGCTGCATCAGGCAGGATACGCATCTGCTCCCACAGATTAT